The following proteins are encoded in a genomic region of Montipora foliosa isolate CH-2021 chromosome 10, ASM3666993v2, whole genome shotgun sequence:
- the LOC137972638 gene encoding tripartite motif-containing protein 2-like: MTSFVFEILQTNHAILGRCNELLNVRKPDLYMSPHVHYLVEKKLDLMDGVVVTKTDASKCLAEGQDSKEVKERKETYFVIVTKDSKGFQCYQHDDKIKVDILTPEGDQLKTDIKDTKDGKYTVTYTPQDAGQHRLEILVNGEPLTGSPWIVQVHQHQYQFAFQFGSKGKGQGEFDGIHDIDVSDKTGTIAVADSGNNRIQLLSSEGKFRREIRFVGRPWLVAFTDSGDLLTLVPGSDNMLRLFSKECHFIKHINGKHLERPGHLSIASDGRIIITDYGDKKIKVLSPDGNVLLQSFSAPDGDKSPECAISYREKFFISYFYANCVKVFDKTGVYLHDIGCKGSNDGQFDGPRGLVIDKSNRLIVCDAGNQRLQLFTPCGKFLSKIDGQCFENGFPVFVTINSGGSLVVGDYVNSRISVFHGM; this comes from the coding sequence ATGACAAGTTTTGTCTTCGaaattctacaaacaaatcacgCCATCCTCGGACGTTGTAATGAACTGTTAAATGTAAGAAAACCCGATCTTTACATGTCGCCACATGTACATTACTTGGTGGAAAAGAAATTGGATCTTATGGATGGAGTTGTTGTCACCAAGACTGATGCCTCAAAGTGCTTAGCTGAAGGTCAAGACAGCAAGGAagtaaaagaaaggaaggagaCATATTTCGTCATTGTTACAAAGGATTCAAAAGGATTTCAATGTTATCAACATGATGATAAAATCAAAGTCGACATATTGACTCCAGAAGGTGATCAACTAAAAACAGACATTAAAGACACCAAAGACGGTAAATACACAGTGACATACACACCACAAGATGCCGGACAACACAGATTAGAGATCCTTGTGAATGGAGAGCCGCTGACTGGTAGTCCTTGGATTGTGCAGGTTCATCAGCATCAATATCAATTTGCCTTTCAGTTTGGTTCAAAAGGGAAGGGACAAGGAGAATTTGATGGCATTCACGATATTGATGTGAGTGATAAAACGGGAACGATTGCTGTTGCAGATAGCGGGAATAACAGAATTCAACTGTTGAGCTCTGAAGGAAAGTTTCGAAGGGAGATAAGATTTGTTGGTAGACCTTGGTTGGTGGCATTTACAGACTCTGGTGACCTGCTGACTTTAGTTCCGGGAAGCGACAATATGCTTCGCCTGTTCAGTAAGGAATGTCACTTTATCAAACACATCAATGGTAAACATCTTGAAAGACCAGGTCACCTTTCCATTGCGAGTGATGGTCGTATAATCATAACTGACTATGGGGACAAGAAAATCAAGGTCCTCTCCCCTGACGGGAATGTCTTACTCCAGTCCTTCAGTGCCCCAGACGGTGATAAATCCCCAGAATGCGCTATTTCTTACCGGGAAAAATTCTTTATCTCTTATTTCTATGCTAATTGTGTGAAGGTATTTGACAAAACTGGAGTGTATTTACATGACATCGGCTGTAAGGGGTCCAATGATGGCCAGTTTGATGGTCCTCGTGGACTCGTTATTGACAAGTCCAACCGACTCATTGTATGCGATGCAGGTAACCAAAGGCTGCAACTCTTCACCCCGTGCGGCAAGTTTTTGAGTAAAATTGATGGACAGTGTTTCGAAAATGGCTTTCCTGTTTTTGTTACTATAAACAGTGGTGGCAGTCTCGTAGTAGGTGACTACGTCAACAGCCGCATTTCCGTTTTCCATGGGATGTGA
- the LOC137973193 gene encoding E3 ubiquitin-protein ligase TRIM71-like codes for MDVQQLFKILKKEAECPLCIETVTNPKTLPCLHSFCLECLDRHANFARRQLKATIKCPVCQTSFQIPETDTFENLPSSFHLNRLVDVLALEDGSVQSQRCNSCDENNSATCYCFVCQDFLCASCFEAHQRLKATRGHRNVLMDKLQAQDVQELIHRPVMCSQQYHEDQPLEFYCEDCKVLICHKCTVVSHDRHSKTDTQKAAQEQKMQMSDAVAKVKAEIVRYESEIKKQTDLRNKNKVEILNEEKKMTDTVEKLIRDLREHERKMKDKFREIYEAEQKHHATRLENFELVATQLKSCFERCQSILDRNFSLEILKTNHAILGRCNEMLNVRKPDLYMSPHAHYLVEKKLDLMDRVVVTKTDPSKCLAEGQDSKEVKERKETYFVIVTKDSEGFQCYQQDDKIKVDILTPEGDQLKTDIKDTKDGKYTVTYTPQGAGQHRVKILVNGQPLTGSPWIVQVHQHQYQFAFQFGSEGKERGGFGGINDIDVSDKTGTIAVAEYGNERIQLFRSEGKFRREIRLDDAPLFVAFTNSGDLLTLVQESDDKLHQEPYSWLHLFSEEGHFIKYINDDHLDKPRRLSIASDGRIIITHYGDKKIKVLSSDGNDLLQSFSAPDCDDIPECAIYHQDKFFVSYYYAGCVKVFDKRGVYLHDIGCKGSNDGQFDGPDGLVIDKYNRLIVCDARNQRLQLFTLSGKFLSKIDEQYFKNGFQPSHVAINSGGSLIVADSYNGLISVFH; via the coding sequence ATGGATGTTCAACAGCTTTTCAAGATTCTTAAAAAGGAAGCAGAATGCCCATTGTGCATAGAGACTGTCACAAATCCCAAGACATTACCATGTCTTCACTCATTCTGCCTGGAGTGTCTCGACAGACATGCAAACTTCGCAAGGAGACAGCTAAAAGCGACAATCAAATGTCCGGTTTGCCAGACTTCATTTCAAATTCCCGAAACAGACACCTTCGAGAATTTGCCGTCATCGTTTCATCTCAACCGATTGGTGGATGTTCTGGCTCTAGAAGATGGCAGCGTACAGTCTCAAAGATGCAACAGTTGTGACGAGAACAACTCGGCAACATGTTATTGTTTCGTGTGCCAGGATTTTCTGTGCGCATCTTGTTTTGAAGCTCACCAACGCTTGAAGGCCACAAGGGGTCATCGCAATGTTTTGATGGACAAACTGCAAGCGCAAGATGTGCAAGAGTTGATCCACAGACCCGTGATGTGTTCACAGCAATATCATGAAGATCAACCCCTCGAATTTTACTGCGAAGACTGTAAAGTTCTGATTTGCCACAAATGTACTGTGGTGAGTCACGATCGACACTCTAAGACAGACACTCAGAAAGCagcacaagaacaaaagatgcaaatgtCCGACGCTGTGGCCAAAGTGAAAGCGGAAATTGTCAGATATGAGAgtgaaattaagaaacaaactgacctaagaaacaaaaacaaagttgaaattttgaacgaggaaaagaaaatgacagacACTGTGGAAAAATTGATTCGTGATTTGCGAGAACACGAGAGGAAAATGAAGGACAAGTTTCGTGAAATTTATGAAGCGGAACAAAAACATCACGCAACGCGACTGGAAAACTTCGAGCTGGTTGCCACCCAGCTGAAAAGCTGCTTCGAACGCTGTCAGAGTATCTTGGATAGAAACTTCAGTCTCGAAATTCTAAAAACAAATCACGCCATCCTCGGACGTTGTAATGAAATGTTAAATGTAAGAAAACCCGATCTTTACATGTCGCCACATGCACATTACTTGGTGGAAAAGAAATTGGATCTTATGGATCGAGTTGTTGTCACCAAGACTGATCCCTCAAAGTGCTTAGCTGAAGGTCAAGACAGCAAGGAagtaaaagaaaggaaggagaCATATTTCGTCATTGTTACAAAGGATTCAGAAGGATTTCAATGTTATCAACAAGATGATAAAATCAAAGTCGACATATTGACTCCAGAAGGTGATCAACTAAAAACAGACATTAAAGACACGAAAGACGGCAAATACACAGTGACATACACACCACAAGGTGCCGGACAACACAGAGTAAAGATCCTTGTGAATGGACAGCCGCTGACTGGTAGTCCTTGGATTGTGCAGGTTCATCAGCATCAATATCAATTTGCCTTTCAGTTTGGTTCAGAAGGGAAGGAACGAGGAGGATTTGGTGGCATTAACGATATTGATGTGAGTGATAAAACTGGAACGATTGCTGTTGCAGAATACGGGAATGAAAGAATTCAACTGTTTCGCTCTGAAGGAAAGTTTCGAAGGGAGATAAGACTTGATGATGCACCTTTGTTTGTGGCATTTACAAACTCTGGCGACCTGCTGACTTTAGTTCAGGAAAGCGACGATAAGCTTCATCAAGAGCCATACTCTTGGCTTCATTTGTTCAGTGAGGAGGGTCACTTCATCAAATACATCAATGATGATCATCTTGATAAACCACGTCGCCTTTCCATTGCGAGTGATGGTCGTATAATCATAACTCACTATGGGGACAAGAAAATCAAGGTCCTCTCCTCAGACGGGAATGACTTGCTCCAGTCCTTCAGTGCCCCAGACTGTGATGATATCCCCGAATGCGCTATTTATCACCAGgacaaattctttgtttcttatTACTATGCTGGTTGTGTCAAGGTATTTGATAAAAGAGGAGTGTATTTACACGACATTGGCTGTAAGGGGTCGAATGATGGCCAGTTTGATGGTCCTGATGGACTCGTTATTGACAAGTACAACCGACTCATTGTGTGTGATGCACGTAACCAAAGGCTGCAACTCTTCACCCTGAGCGGCAAGTTTTTGAGTAAAATTGATGAACAGTACTTTAAAAACGGCTTTCAGCCTTCTCACGTTGCTATAAACAGTGGTGGCAGTCTCATAGTTGCCGACTCATACAACGGACTCATTTCTGTTTTCCATTAA